In Clostridium sp. JN-1, one genomic interval encodes:
- a CDS encoding GNAT family N-acetyltransferase, which translates to MKNLGTVKIETERLILRKFTLSDTDDMYKNWASDDEVTKFLSWPTHKDLEVSRKVIDTWIKDYASDKNYQWCIEFKSIGEAIGSIGVVNYRENIEAVEIGYCIGRKYWNQGITSEALKALIKFFFQEVGANRIEAKHDLLNSNSGKVMIKCGMKYEGTGIKAGRNNTGICDEVMYGIINPRERT; encoded by the coding sequence ATGAAAAATTTAGGAACAGTAAAGATAGAAACGGAAAGATTGATATTACGAAAATTTACATTATCAGATACAGATGATATGTATAAAAATTGGGCAAGTGATGATGAAGTAACCAAATTTTTAAGTTGGCCAACTCATAAAGATTTAGAAGTAAGTCGCAAAGTAATTGACACATGGATAAAAGATTATGCAAGTGATAAAAACTACCAATGGTGCATTGAGTTTAAAAGCATAGGAGAAGCGATTGGTAGTATTGGTGTAGTTAACTATAGGGAAAATATAGAAGCTGTAGAAATAGGTTATTGCATTGGACGCAAATATTGGAATCAAGGTATAACTTCAGAAGCACTTAAAGCTTTAATAAAATTTTTCTTTCAAGAAGTGGGGGCTAATCGTATAGAGGCAAAGCATGATTTACTTAATTCTAATTCGGGTAAAGTAATGATTAAATGTGGAATGAAATATGAAGGAACAGGAATAAAAGCAGGTAGAAATAATACGGGAATTTGTGATGAAGTAATGTATGGAATAATAAATCCACGAGAACGTACCTAG
- a CDS encoding SH3 domain-containing protein — MNKSKQMIFAFFISTAIMSSRNLLHTNQVLAESILPNIQSNAYNSSNIFTKCGYKGQCTWFAYGRVLEKLSIALPSEFYGNAVDWWYANARDKVYPYGYEPKANSIVVWGGGKYGYGHVGFVEKVEGDTVYLNEGNFSVRGSYDGNVKTLSKEAMKNRGNLFLKGYIYLSQGSSSQGGSNSSDSTQNPSSGQPVIKTGTVNLSNSNSCLNVRNSASTSSSVIGSLAKGANVSIVSESNNWYKIKYNSSYGYVSSKYVNSGSSSQNDSSSNNATNETVIGSGTVNVSNLSSYLNVRNSASTSSSIIGSLSKGANVSIVAELNGWYKIKYNSSYGYVSSKYIGTNSNSSDNTNSSVSNTPNTSGKVGFVNTSSKSSYLNLRSNPGGSIIGSLPYGAKLQILGTSGSWYKVNYNGKIGYVSGSYVKLSSNEANNTSSVKSDQNALTNKIKSVKLNDSSATLNLRNSPWTGRILTQIPNGGKVEVLSTNGRWYKVKYESYVGYIHCDYIDVNPGSNNDNNSNNTKNNTDSSNSNNINTGSQDTKNNGAITMSYLNINQDKLKQFLKQNNSLLASEPYFSSIISTASQYNLNPLILFAIAGSEQSFVPSNTLDASKIANNPFNVHGSWQQYNTNISDSSGIAARTVINLSKGMPQDSNLFSYIGPKYAEDSNWGNKTYSIFKQLSSIAL; from the coding sequence ATGAATAAATCAAAACAAATGATATTTGCATTTTTTATATCGACAGCAATTATGAGTAGTAGAAATTTGTTACATACTAACCAGGTACTTGCTGAAAGTATTTTACCTAATATTCAAAGTAATGCCTATAACAGTTCAAATATTTTCACAAAATGTGGATATAAAGGACAATGCACATGGTTTGCATACGGCAGAGTTCTAGAAAAACTTTCAATAGCACTTCCATCGGAATTCTACGGAAATGCTGTAGATTGGTGGTATGCTAATGCAAGGGATAAAGTATACCCTTATGGCTATGAACCTAAGGCCAATTCAATAGTAGTTTGGGGCGGTGGAAAATACGGATATGGTCATGTAGGTTTTGTAGAAAAAGTAGAGGGAGATACTGTCTATCTTAATGAAGGTAACTTCAGCGTAAGAGGTTCATATGATGGCAATGTAAAAACTTTATCTAAAGAAGCTATGAAAAATAGAGGCAACTTATTCTTAAAAGGATACATATATTTATCTCAAGGAAGTAGTTCTCAAGGCGGCTCTAATTCATCAGATTCTACACAAAATCCAAGTAGTGGACAACCTGTTATAAAAACCGGTACTGTAAACTTATCCAATTCTAATTCATGTTTAAATGTTAGAAACAGTGCATCAACATCTTCAAGTGTCATTGGTTCCCTTGCCAAAGGAGCAAATGTTAGCATAGTTTCTGAATCAAACAATTGGTATAAAATTAAGTATAATTCATCTTATGGATATGTGAGTTCTAAATATGTAAATTCTGGATCATCTAGTCAAAATGATTCGTCATCTAATAATGCAACAAACGAAACAGTTATAGGCAGCGGTACTGTAAATGTATCTAATTTAAGCTCATACTTAAACGTTAGAAATAGTGCATCAACATCTTCAAGCATTATTGGTTCTCTTTCCAAAGGAGCTAACGTAAGCATAGTTGCTGAATTAAATGGTTGGTATAAAATTAAGTATAATTCATCTTACGGATATGTAAGTTCTAAATATATAGGTACAAATTCAAATTCAAGTGATAATACAAATTCTTCAGTATCAAATACACCAAATACTTCTGGAAAAGTTGGATTTGTTAATACTAGCAGCAAATCTTCATATTTAAATTTAAGAAGTAATCCTGGAGGCAGTATAATAGGTTCTTTACCTTATGGAGCAAAACTTCAAATACTTGGAACGTCCGGCAGCTGGTATAAAGTAAACTACAATGGTAAAATTGGATATGTTTCTGGAAGTTATGTTAAATTATCTTCTAATGAAGCTAACAATACTTCATCAGTAAAATCAGATCAAAACGCTTTAACCAATAAAATAAAATCAGTTAAATTAAATGATTCTTCTGCCACATTGAATTTAAGAAATAGTCCGTGGACAGGACGAATATTAACTCAAATTCCAAATGGGGGTAAAGTTGAGGTTTTATCAACTAATGGACGTTGGTATAAAGTAAAATATGAATCATACGTTGGATATATCCACTGTGATTATATAGATGTAAACCCTGGTTCGAATAACGATAATAATTCAAATAATACCAAAAACAATACAGACAGCAGTAATTCAAATAATATAAATACTGGCAGCCAAGATACAAAAAACAATGGTGCAATTACTATGAGTTATTTAAATATAAATCAGGATAAATTGAAACAATTTTTAAAACAAAATAATTCGCTGTTAGCAAGTGAGCCCTATTTCTCAAGTATAATTTCTACTGCAAGCCAGTATAATTTAAATCCATTAATACTTTTTGCAATAGCTGGTTCAGAGCAAAGTTTTGTTCCAAGCAATACTCTAGATGCTTCTAAGATAGCTAACAATCCTTTTAATGTACACGGAAGTTGGCAGCAGTATAATACTAATATAAGTGATTCTTCTGGAATAGCAGCTAGAACGGTTATAAACCTTTCAAAGGGTATGCCCCAGGATTCAAACTTATTTTCCTACATAGGACCTAAGTATGCTGAAGATAGCAATTGGGGAAATAAAACTTACAGTATCTTCAAGCAATTGAGTTCAATTGCACTATAA
- a CDS encoding site-2 protease family protein, whose amino-acid sequence MLLNNWLLQKILIIPAVLIGLTFHEYAHALAADRLGDKTPKFQGRLTLNPFVHIDILGFLMIILVGFGWAKPVETNPGALKNRYKDDLKVSFAGPLANLILAFVGAVIVGVIAKFGAILFTNIPTLYSIIISIFSAVVSINCMLFVFNLIPIPGLDGFHILRDLFPSTYFKISDTLYRYQLIILLIFIATPLANYIVGVPSALLYSLFMKIVNLII is encoded by the coding sequence ATTTTATTGAACAATTGGTTACTACAAAAAATACTTATAATACCTGCTGTACTAATAGGGTTGACTTTTCATGAATATGCTCATGCATTAGCTGCAGATAGGCTTGGGGATAAAACTCCTAAATTTCAAGGAAGGCTTACTTTAAATCCTTTTGTTCATATAGATATACTAGGATTTTTGATGATTATATTGGTTGGTTTTGGATGGGCTAAGCCTGTAGAAACAAATCCAGGTGCATTAAAGAACAGGTATAAAGATGATTTAAAGGTTTCTTTTGCAGGACCTCTTGCCAATTTAATACTGGCATTTGTTGGAGCAGTGATTGTTGGCGTAATAGCTAAGTTTGGTGCAATTTTATTTACTAATATTCCAACGCTGTACAGTATAATTATAAGTATATTTTCAGCTGTTGTAAGTATTAACTGCATGCTTTTCGTATTTAACTTAATACCTATACCAGGTTTAGATGGTTTTCATATTTTGAGGGACTTATTTCCTTCAACTTATTTCAAAATTTCAGATACACTATATAGATATCAACTTATAATATTATTGATTTTTATAGCTACTCCTTTGGCTAATTATATAGTTGGAGTTCCTTCAGCACTTTTATATAGTTTATTTATGAAAATTGTAAATTTAATAATATAA
- a CDS encoding GntR family transcriptional regulator, which yields MLLKLDFESDTPIYIQLKRQIIYGIAMGDLKENDSLPSVRQMAEDIGINMHTVNKTYNLLKADGFVTIDRRKGAVISKLSKKPSKDYLKGLKEEMQYTIAEAICRGVDKEDFLKQCNKLFEMYSGGIKHEK from the coding sequence ATGTTATTAAAGTTAGACTTTGAATCAGATACGCCTATTTACATTCAACTTAAAAGACAAATAATATATGGTATAGCTATGGGAGATCTTAAAGAAAATGACAGCCTTCCATCTGTTCGTCAAATGGCTGAAGACATAGGTATAAATATGCATACTGTAAATAAAACTTATAATTTACTCAAAGCAGATGGATTTGTGACAATAGACAGAAGAAAAGGGGCTGTAATAAGCAAATTGTCTAAGAAACCTTCTAAAGATTACTTGAAAGGTTTAAAAGAAGAAATGCAGTATACTATAGCAGAAGCAATTTGTAGAGGTGTAGATAAAGAAGATTTTTTAAAACAATGCAATAAATTATTTGAAATGTATTCTGGAGGTATAAAACATGAAAAATGA
- a CDS encoding SdpI family protein: MYVMVYSLVFGFVTLAFGLIPKIVRPKKINSWYGYRTVLSTQNQDTWDEGNRYSTNQYIIAGIILIIIGRISYAVIGSKGFWVPLIAFIPVLMCTVFTTEKHLKKIFNDDGVRINKIN, translated from the coding sequence ATGTATGTTATGGTGTATTCACTTGTATTTGGATTTGTAACTTTAGCGTTTGGCTTAATACCTAAAATTGTGAGACCTAAAAAGATCAACTCATGGTATGGATATCGTACGGTTCTTTCAACACAAAATCAAGATACATGGGATGAGGGAAATAGATATTCAACAAATCAGTACATTATAGCAGGAATAATTCTAATAATTATAGGAAGAATATCGTACGCGGTAATTGGAAGTAAGGGATTTTGGGTTCCACTAATAGCATTTATCCCAGTGCTTATGTGCACTGTATTTACAACAGAAAAACATTTAAAAAAAATATTTAATGATGATGGTGTGAGAATTAATAAAATAAATTGA
- a CDS encoding SDR family oxidoreductase yields the protein MNNLMGKVAVVTGASRGIGRAIAIALAKEGASVVVNYRENKEAAVQTLSAIKSIGAYGMIFKADVSNYKESKNLIDQAINNFGKIDILINNAGVSNVGLFMDMDEDDWNKMIDINLKGTINCSHNAIKYMIAKKSGSIVNISSMWGSIGASCEVVYSATKGAINLFTKSLAKELAPSNIRVNAAAPGVIDTDMNKWLTENERYELEDEIPIGKFGTGEDIANTVLFLSKDSSKYITGQVIRVDGGIF from the coding sequence TTGAATAACTTAATGGGAAAAGTGGCTGTAGTAACAGGTGCTTCTAGGGGAATAGGCAGAGCTATAGCTATTGCCCTTGCTAAAGAAGGTGCTTCTGTAGTAGTAAATTATAGAGAAAATAAAGAGGCAGCGGTTCAGACTTTAAGTGCTATAAAAAGCATAGGAGCATATGGAATGATATTTAAAGCGGATGTCAGTAATTATAAAGAAAGTAAAAATTTAATTGATCAGGCTATAAATAATTTTGGAAAAATAGACATATTAATTAATAATGCAGGAGTTTCAAATGTAGGTTTATTTATGGATATGGACGAAGATGACTGGAATAAAATGATAGATATAAATCTTAAAGGAACAATAAATTGTTCACATAATGCAATAAAGTATATGATAGCAAAGAAAAGCGGCTCAATAGTAAATATATCCTCAATGTGGGGGAGTATTGGAGCTTCTTGTGAAGTAGTTTATTCTGCAACTAAAGGAGCTATTAACTTGTTTACAAAATCTTTGGCAAAGGAGTTAGCTCCATCGAACATAAGAGTAAACGCAGCAGCACCAGGTGTTATAGATACAGATATGAACAAGTGGCTTACTGAAAACGAGAGATATGAATTAGAAGATGAGATACCAATTGGCAAGTTTGGTACTGGGGAAGATATTGCAAACACTGTTTTATTTTTGAGCAAAGATAGTTCTAAATATATAACAGGTCAAGTAATTAGAGTAGATGGCGGAATATTTTAA
- a CDS encoding helix-turn-helix transcriptional regulator has translation MKNNIKVLRKQLGLRQEDVANALNVTRQTINAIENNKYNPTLELAMKLAKLLNTTVDELFTLCD, from the coding sequence ATGAAAAATAACATAAAAGTTTTACGAAAACAACTTGGGCTTAGACAGGAAGATGTGGCAAATGCTTTAAATGTAACGAGACAAACTATAAATGCTATTGAAAATAATAAATACAATCCTACGTTAGAGTTAGCTATGAAACTAGCTAAATTATTAAATACTACAGTAGATGAATTATTTACACTTTGTGATTAA
- a CDS encoding DUF1648 domain-containing protein — protein sequence MKNDQFIFILFMSFNIFIIFIFQVLTPKLARKDIYFGVRIPEDKIDNDELKAIYKDYAKNNIITFILFMALMICFVYILPEYVYMIGTLSIFVYLTITFFVYYMSNKKVKFIKSQNKWFNGKKSMVVIDTNFSTNNRSKILVSPLWFLLCIAIIIVNIAIGFKYYSSLPYRVPTHFDFSGNPNGWMDKSYKVIWAMPAAQIFMTAIMFFSYKIIAWSKQQINPSNPEESQKRDKIFRHTWSKFMVVSCIVMNLLFTFGNLTIFQVIKLNPKISSIIPIVIAIVMVIFSVYVSIKIGQGGSRIDFNNGSKGDSKVSNIDDDKYWKLGNTIYVNKDDPALFVEKRFGIGWTMNFGRKESIIILAVFILLIVLLPIITS from the coding sequence ATGAAAAATGATCAGTTTATATTCATTTTATTTATGAGTTTTAATATATTTATAATATTTATTTTTCAAGTTTTAACACCAAAACTTGCAAGGAAGGATATATACTTTGGAGTTAGAATACCAGAAGATAAAATTGATAATGATGAATTAAAAGCTATATATAAGGATTATGCTAAAAACAATATTATAACATTTATTTTATTCATGGCTTTAATGATTTGTTTTGTTTATATATTACCAGAGTATGTTTATATGATAGGAACTTTAAGCATATTCGTGTACCTTACAATTACATTTTTTGTTTACTATATGAGTAATAAAAAAGTTAAATTTATAAAAAGTCAAAATAAGTGGTTTAATGGTAAAAAGTCAATGGTTGTAATAGATACAAATTTTTCAACAAATAATAGAAGTAAAATATTAGTATCTCCGCTGTGGTTTTTACTATGTATTGCTATAATAATTGTGAACATAGCCATAGGATTTAAATACTACAGCAGTTTACCATATAGAGTTCCAACTCATTTTGATTTTTCTGGTAATCCAAATGGGTGGATGGATAAATCATATAAGGTAATATGGGCGATGCCTGCAGCACAAATTTTTATGACTGCAATAATGTTTTTTTCATATAAAATAATAGCATGGTCTAAGCAGCAGATAAATCCTTCAAATCCAGAAGAGTCACAAAAAAGGGATAAAATATTTAGACATACATGGTCCAAATTTATGGTTGTATCTTGTATAGTAATGAATTTACTATTTACTTTTGGAAATTTGACTATATTTCAAGTAATTAAGCTAAATCCTAAAATATCTTCTATAATTCCAATTGTAATAGCAATCGTGATGGTAATATTTAGTGTATATGTATCTATAAAGATAGGTCAAGGTGGAAGCAGGATAGACTTTAATAACGGTTCAAAAGGTGATTCAAAGGTTTCAAATATAGATGATGATAAGTACTGGAAACTTGGTAATACAATTTATGTAAATAAAGATGATCCAGCTCTATTTGTAGAAAAGAGATTTGGAATAGGATGGACTATGAACTTTGGAAGAAAAGAAAGCATAATAATACTCGCAGTATTCATACTTCTTATAGTACTGTTACCAATAATAACAAGCTAA
- the cls gene encoding cardiolipin synthase: MSERRIFTSVLKLIILIFWIVFQFVFMALIYNTFHVFSLYYFAFFEVISILCVIHLNYKDENTSYKISWILLILLIPVVGVIVYILARIGIMYTLNKINKMNVNENIFPDEDEEMLYSLKKENKVRYNETRLIKNVSNCVTYSNTKIEYFSSGEDMYKRLLVELKKAKKFIFLEYFIISESKMWDEIFKILKEKANSGVEVRILVDYVGSLFVFPSGLKKSAKSNNIKLKVFNPFKIILDLMLNYRDHRKVTIIDGKVAFNGGFNIGDEYINSYKKYGYWKDMSTCLQGQAVYSFTAMFLEMWQSITKEKEDFEKYKVAAKPEKSQGIVVPYDSGPTKRDDIAEDVYLSIINSAKDYIYITTPYLIIGYEMLLALSLAAKKGVDVRIITPFIPDKKVIQILTRSHYDKLLEAGVKIYEYTPGFIHGKTFLSDDECAVVGTINMDYRSLYLHFECATYMYNVPIIKDIHEDFIKTLEVSHRIDKDVWEKRSFLKKVIESILRMFAPLA, from the coding sequence TTGAGTGAAAGAAGAATATTTACTTCAGTTTTAAAACTTATAATTTTAATATTTTGGATAGTATTTCAGTTTGTATTTATGGCACTGATTTATAATACATTTCATGTATTTTCTTTATATTACTTTGCCTTCTTCGAGGTTATAAGTATTCTTTGCGTAATTCACTTAAATTACAAAGACGAAAATACATCTTATAAAATTAGCTGGATTCTTTTAATACTGCTGATTCCTGTAGTAGGAGTTATTGTCTACATCTTGGCTAGAATTGGGATAATGTATACTTTGAATAAAATTAATAAAATGAACGTAAATGAAAACATATTTCCCGATGAAGACGAAGAAATGCTTTATTCTTTAAAAAAAGAAAATAAAGTAAGATACAATGAAACAAGACTTATTAAAAATGTCAGTAATTGTGTAACTTACTCAAACACAAAGATTGAATATTTTTCCTCAGGAGAAGATATGTATAAAAGACTCCTTGTAGAATTAAAAAAAGCAAAAAAGTTTATCTTCTTAGAATACTTTATAATTTCGGAAAGTAAAATGTGGGACGAAATTTTTAAAATTTTAAAAGAAAAAGCCAATAGTGGAGTAGAAGTAAGAATTTTAGTAGATTACGTGGGCTCTCTATTTGTTTTTCCAAGTGGTTTAAAAAAATCAGCTAAGTCAAATAATATAAAATTAAAAGTTTTTAATCCTTTTAAAATAATTTTAGATCTTATGTTAAATTACAGGGATCACAGAAAAGTAACAATAATCGATGGAAAAGTTGCCTTTAATGGAGGATTTAATATAGGCGACGAATATATAAATTCATATAAGAAATATGGATATTGGAAAGATATGTCTACATGTTTACAGGGGCAAGCAGTTTACAGCTTTACCGCAATGTTCCTAGAAATGTGGCAATCTATAACCAAAGAAAAAGAAGATTTTGAGAAATATAAAGTTGCAGCCAAGCCAGAAAAAAGTCAAGGTATTGTAGTTCCTTATGACAGCGGCCCTACAAAACGCGATGATATTGCAGAAGATGTGTATTTAAGTATTATAAATAGTGCTAAAGACTATATTTATATCACAACTCCATATTTGATAATAGGCTATGAAATGTTACTTGCTTTATCTCTAGCAGCTAAAAAAGGGGTTGATGTAAGAATAATAACTCCTTTTATTCCAGATAAAAAAGTCATACAGATTTTGACTAGATCTCATTATGATAAATTGCTTGAAGCCGGAGTAAAAATATATGAATATACACCGGGATTTATTCATGGAAAAACATTTCTATCTGATGATGAATGTGCAGTAGTTGGAACTATAAATATGGATTATAGAAGTTTATACTTACATTTTGAATGTGCAACTTATATGTATAATGTTCCCATAATAAAAGATATTCATGAGGATTTTATTAAAACTCTAGAAGTATCACACAGAATAGATAAAGATGTTTGGGAAAAAAGAAGTTTTCTAAAGAAGGTTATTGAATCTATTCTAAGAATGTTTGCTCCACTAGCATAA
- the trmB gene encoding tRNA (guanosine(46)-N7)-methyltransferase TrmB codes for MRLRKKWWARPEMEASHLTIINPAQKKGLWHEEFKNNNDIYLELGCGRGKFLVTNAENNKDINYVGIDLKDEVLIYALKKLKESKIENARIVPMNIGNIEDIFDKNEVSRIYINFCNPWPKRRHKNRRLTHTVFLNKYRKFLKLSSEIWFKTDNEELFNESLEYFRENDFTIKYLTYDLHNSGFNKNVFTEYEEKFTGLGMKTMFLIAKMNVIR; via the coding sequence ATGAGACTTAGAAAAAAGTGGTGGGCTAGACCGGAGATGGAAGCTAGTCATTTAACTATCATAAATCCTGCTCAAAAAAAGGGACTGTGGCATGAAGAATTTAAAAACAATAATGATATATATTTAGAACTCGGCTGTGGAAGAGGTAAGTTCTTAGTTACTAATGCAGAAAATAATAAGGATATAAACTACGTAGGAATTGATTTAAAAGATGAAGTCTTGATATATGCACTTAAAAAACTCAAAGAATCTAAAATTGAAAATGCTAGAATAGTACCAATGAATATAGGTAATATTGAAGATATTTTTGATAAAAATGAAGTGAGCAGGATATACATAAATTTTTGTAATCCATGGCCTAAGAGGAGACATAAAAATAGAAGACTCACTCATACAGTATTTTTAAATAAATACAGGAAGTTTTTAAAATTATCAAGCGAAATATGGTTTAAAACAGATAATGAGGAACTTTTTAATGAATCATTAGAATATTTTCGTGAAAATGACTTTACTATAAAGTATTTAACATATGATTTGCATAACAGTGGATTTAATAAAAATGTTTTTACAGAGTATGAGGAAAAGTTTACAGGTCTTGGTATGAAGACTATGTTTCTCATAGCAAAGATGAATGTAATCAGGTAA